One genomic window of Solanum stenotomum isolate F172 chromosome 9, ASM1918654v1, whole genome shotgun sequence includes the following:
- the LOC125876196 gene encoding 40S ribosomal protein S3-2-like translates to MAKQSVQMSKKRKFVADGVFFAELNEVLTRELAEDGYSGVEVRVTPMRTEIIIRATRTQNVLGEKGRRIRELTSVVQKRFNFDENTVELYAEKVNNRGLCAIAQAESLRYKLLGGLAVRRACYGVLRFIMESGAKGCEVIVSGKLRAQRAKSMKFKDGYMISSGQPVKEYIDSAVRHVLLRQGVLGIKVKIMLDWDPKGKQGPTTPLPDLVTIHPPKEEEEYMRVSVAAPVEIEPPVVV, encoded by the exons ATGGCTAAGCAGAGTGTTCAGATGAGCAAAAAGAGAAAg TTTGTGGCAGATGGCGTCTTCTTCGCCGAGCTGAACGAAGTTTTGACACGTGAATTGGCTGAAGATGGATATTCTGGAGTGGAGGTCAGAGTTACTCCAATGAGGACTGAGATCATCATCAGAGCCACTCGGACTCAGAATGTTCTCG GTGAAAAGGGGAGGAGGATTAGGGAGTTGACATCAGTTGTACAGAAGAGATTCAATTTTGATGAGAACACTGTGGAGCTGTATGCTGAGAAGGTTAACAACAGAGGACTTTGTGCCATTGCTCAGGCTGAATCACTTCGATACAAGCTCCTTGGTGGTCTTGCTGTCAGGAG GGCATGCTATGGTGTTTTGAGATTTATCATGGAGAGTGGAGCCAAGGGATGTGAG GTGATTGTTAGTGGAAAATTGAGAGCTCAACGTGCCAAGTCCATGAAGTTCAAAGATGGTTACATGATTTCTTCTGGTCAGCCTGTGAAAGAGTATATTGACTCTGCTGTAAGACATGTTCTCTTGAGACAG GGAGTACTTGGTATCAAGGTGAAGATCATGCTTGATTGGGATCCCAAAGGAAAGCAAGGTCCAACTACACCTCTTCCAGATCTTGTCACAATCCATCCTCCCAAGGAGGAAGAAGAATACATGAGGGTGTCAGTGGCAGCACCAGTTGAAATTGAGCCTCCGGTTGTTGTGTAG